A window from Catenulispora sp. MAP5-51 encodes these proteins:
- a CDS encoding SigE family RNA polymerase sigma factor, whose protein sequence is MRKLKSPLVHGGSADAREQFREYAVGAQPHLRRSAYLLCGDWHTAEDLVQTTFGRLFRSWPRVSRADSVDAYARTVLYRAFLDLKQKDRPTVALDDAPEPASPADDAALRLAVRSALDTLPPRARAVVVLRFWEDLTVEQTADALGISSGTVKSQTSRAIAILRQRLGAAVSELIHD, encoded by the coding sequence GTGAGGAAACTCAAGAGCCCGCTGGTGCATGGCGGTTCGGCCGATGCCCGCGAACAGTTCCGTGAGTACGCCGTGGGGGCACAGCCCCACTTGCGCCGTAGCGCGTACCTGTTGTGCGGGGACTGGCACACCGCCGAGGACCTCGTGCAGACGACCTTCGGTCGGCTGTTCCGGTCCTGGCCGAGGGTGAGCCGTGCCGACTCCGTCGACGCGTACGCCCGCACGGTGCTGTACCGCGCCTTCCTGGATCTCAAGCAGAAGGACCGCCCGACCGTCGCCCTGGACGACGCCCCCGAACCGGCTTCCCCGGCCGACGACGCCGCCCTGCGGCTCGCGGTGCGCAGCGCACTCGACACGCTGCCGCCCCGGGCCAGGGCCGTCGTCGTCCTGCGGTTCTGGGAGGACCTGACCGTCGAGCAGACGGCCGACGCGCTCGGGATCTCCTCCGGGACGGTCAAGAGCCAGACGTCCCGGGCGATCGCCATTCTGCGGCAGCGGCTCGGTGCGGCCGTCAGCGAGCTCATCCACGACTAG
- a CDS encoding LLM class flavin-dependent oxidoreductase, which produces MEFGLFNSLYVPQDRPDITEATRLRDEIELVKAADRAGFKYTWATEHHFLDEYSHLSANEAFLGYLAAATERIHVGSGIFNITPPVSHPARVAEKVAVLDHLSGGRFEFGVGRGSSTTETKGFGIEDSDVTREMVDETLPQIVRMWKETDYSFEGRFFSMPPRNVLPKPLTDPHPPLWVAAGSPGTFKKAGQMGIGVLCFAQASMDDLGKLIAIYKEEIERCENPVGGYINNNVMVTSQLVCLEDGQRAREVAATMGSGYHQTLLWKYLDTFPRPQWVNDLGGRIPEMDRATIDAVIEAKAMCIGTPEEVAGAVEAVQAIGADQLVFGMLSTAMPIDVAIESVETFGCEVLPRFDTDPVHSTTRQREAQLGG; this is translated from the coding sequence GTGGAGTTCGGCCTCTTCAACAGCCTCTACGTACCACAGGACCGCCCGGACATCACGGAGGCCACGCGGCTCCGCGACGAGATCGAACTGGTCAAGGCCGCCGACCGCGCGGGCTTCAAGTACACCTGGGCCACCGAGCACCACTTCCTCGACGAGTACTCGCACCTGTCCGCCAACGAGGCGTTCCTGGGCTACCTGGCCGCCGCCACCGAGCGCATCCACGTGGGCTCGGGCATCTTCAACATCACCCCGCCGGTCAGCCACCCGGCCCGGGTCGCCGAGAAGGTGGCGGTCCTGGACCACCTGTCCGGCGGCCGGTTCGAGTTCGGCGTCGGCCGCGGCTCCTCGACCACCGAGACCAAGGGGTTCGGCATCGAGGACTCCGACGTGACGCGCGAGATGGTCGACGAGACGCTGCCGCAGATCGTGCGCATGTGGAAGGAGACGGACTACAGCTTCGAAGGCCGCTTCTTCTCGATGCCGCCGCGCAACGTCCTGCCCAAGCCGCTGACCGACCCGCACCCGCCGCTGTGGGTCGCGGCCGGATCGCCCGGCACCTTCAAGAAGGCCGGCCAGATGGGCATCGGCGTGCTCTGCTTCGCGCAGGCCTCGATGGACGACCTGGGCAAGCTGATCGCCATCTACAAGGAGGAGATCGAGCGCTGCGAGAACCCGGTCGGCGGCTACATCAACAACAACGTCATGGTCACCTCGCAACTGGTGTGCCTGGAGGACGGCCAGCGGGCCCGCGAGGTCGCCGCGACGATGGGCTCGGGCTACCACCAGACGCTGCTGTGGAAGTACCTGGACACCTTCCCGCGCCCGCAGTGGGTCAACGACCTCGGCGGCCGCATCCCGGAGATGGACCGCGCGACGATCGACGCGGTGATCGAGGCCAAGGCGATGTGCATCGGCACGCCGGAGGAGGTGGCCGGCGCGGTCGAGGCGGTGCAGGCGATCGGGGCGGACCAGCTGGTCTTCGGGATGCTGTCGACGGCGATGCCGATCGACGTGGCGATCGAGTCGGTGGAGACGTTCGGATGCGAGGTGCTGCCGCGGTTCGACACCGATCCGGTGCACTCGACGACGCGGCAGCGGGAGGCGCAGCTCGGGGGGTGA
- a CDS encoding acyl-CoA dehydrogenase family protein has product MDFRPTEDQLALAGAVRDVLGKHSAPGTPGLEAPETGIGGVDVALWRDLAELGIFGVRVPEADGGLGLGHGESVHVFEELGRALATGPFTATALAAPLLPEYAGGRHRVGFGDLTGGEPQILEHLDALDALLVVETVEGEGPAAAGHSQVLRVEPIELRADAVPHPVDPCVPLHRLRQKPLRGEIVGDAGTADALLREGALLTAAYQVGIAAVLTERAVAYAKQRTQFGRAIGSFQAVKHLCADMFARAELARAAVHSAAVQLDDEAAGHDGTDLPAAAAAVSAAKLLADEAAVTNARSAIQVHGGMGCTWEMGLHFHLKRAWALSLAYGRAADHADLISESL; this is encoded by the coding sequence ATGGACTTCCGGCCGACAGAAGACCAGCTGGCGCTGGCCGGCGCGGTGCGCGACGTGCTGGGCAAGCACTCCGCGCCGGGAACGCCGGGGCTGGAGGCGCCCGAGACCGGCATCGGCGGCGTGGACGTGGCGCTGTGGCGCGACCTGGCCGAGCTGGGCATCTTCGGCGTGCGGGTGCCGGAGGCCGACGGCGGCCTCGGGCTCGGGCACGGCGAATCAGTGCACGTCTTCGAGGAGCTGGGGCGCGCCCTGGCGACCGGCCCCTTCACCGCCACCGCGCTGGCCGCGCCGCTGCTGCCCGAGTACGCCGGCGGCCGGCACCGCGTCGGGTTCGGCGACCTGACCGGCGGCGAGCCGCAGATCCTGGAGCACCTCGACGCCCTGGACGCGCTGCTGGTCGTCGAAACGGTCGAGGGCGAGGGCCCGGCGGCCGCCGGGCACAGCCAGGTGCTGCGCGTGGAGCCGATCGAGCTGCGCGCCGACGCCGTTCCCCACCCTGTGGATCCCTGCGTCCCGCTGCACCGCCTGCGCCAGAAGCCCTTGCGCGGCGAGATCGTCGGCGACGCCGGCACCGCCGACGCGCTGCTGCGCGAAGGGGCCCTGCTGACCGCGGCCTACCAGGTGGGCATCGCCGCGGTGCTGACCGAGCGCGCGGTCGCCTATGCCAAGCAGCGCACGCAGTTCGGCCGGGCCATCGGCTCCTTCCAGGCGGTCAAGCACCTGTGCGCGGACATGTTCGCGCGCGCCGAGCTGGCCCGCGCCGCCGTGCACTCGGCCGCGGTGCAGCTCGACGACGAGGCGGCCGGCCACGACGGCACCGACCTGCCGGCCGCCGCGGCCGCGGTGTCGGCGGCCAAGCTGCTCGCCGACGAGGCCGCCGTCACGAATGCGAGGTCTGCGATCCAGGTGCACGGCGGCATGGGCTGCACGTGGGAGATGGGCCTGCACTTCCACCTCAAGCGGGCCTGGGCCCTTTCGCTGGCCTACGGCCGCGCGGCGGACCACGCGGACCTGATTTCCGAGTCCCTGTAA
- a CDS encoding class I adenylate-forming enzyme family protein, with protein sequence MLDAGSLWELIERRAEADPDRELLVDSGGSRMTNGAFRDAALRTAAGLHGLGVRAGTVVSWQLPTWNAGYVLMAALSRLGAVQNPVIPIYRDREVGFIVRQIAPELVITPSEFGGFDFAAMAARLTQGTATRHITADRTLPEGDPAVLPPYQAPAGRELRWYFYSSGTTADPKGARHTDAAILAAARGMHTCLALTGADINGMAFPLTHVAGPIWLASSLMAGLSNVLLDRFDPAAAVELFGREKVTLGGSGTPFHLAYLKAQREFAKTRPGERAFPTFRLCNGGGAPRPATLHAQIRDEVGGLGVIAGWGLTEAPILTMSTVHDPQSALDDSEGRPMPGVELRVVTLEGKPAAPGDEGELRAKAPQLMLGYVDEALNADAFDPDGYFRTGDLGTVDAEGFVRITGRLKDIIIRKGENISAKEIEDLLFTHPAVAEAAVIGLPDAERGERVCAVVVGAEGAEPLEFAEMVAFLKQAGLTTHKLPEQLEVVDGLPRNPTGKVIKRDLVARFRD encoded by the coding sequence ATGCTGGACGCGGGGAGCCTGTGGGAGCTGATCGAGCGGCGCGCCGAGGCCGATCCGGACCGCGAGCTGCTGGTGGACTCCGGCGGGTCGCGGATGACCAACGGCGCCTTCCGGGACGCCGCGCTGCGGACCGCGGCCGGGCTGCACGGCCTCGGGGTGCGCGCCGGGACCGTGGTGTCCTGGCAGCTGCCGACCTGGAACGCCGGCTACGTGCTGATGGCCGCGCTGAGCCGGCTCGGCGCGGTCCAGAACCCGGTCATCCCCATCTACCGCGACCGCGAGGTGGGGTTCATCGTCCGGCAGATCGCGCCGGAGCTGGTGATCACGCCCTCGGAGTTCGGCGGCTTCGACTTCGCGGCGATGGCCGCCCGGCTGACCCAGGGCACTGCGACACGGCATATCACCGCCGACCGCACCCTGCCCGAGGGCGACCCCGCGGTGCTCCCGCCGTATCAAGCCCCTGCCGGGCGTGAGCTGCGCTGGTACTTCTACAGCTCGGGCACCACCGCCGACCCCAAGGGCGCCCGGCACACCGACGCGGCGATCCTGGCCGCGGCCCGCGGCATGCACACCTGCCTGGCGCTGACCGGTGCGGACATCAACGGGATGGCGTTCCCGCTGACCCACGTCGCGGGACCGATCTGGCTCGCGTCCTCGCTCATGGCCGGGCTGTCGAACGTGCTGCTGGACCGGTTCGACCCGGCGGCGGCCGTCGAGCTGTTCGGCCGGGAGAAGGTGACGCTCGGCGGCTCGGGCACGCCGTTCCACCTGGCCTATCTCAAAGCCCAGCGGGAGTTCGCGAAGACCCGCCCCGGGGAGCGCGCCTTCCCCACCTTCCGGCTGTGCAACGGCGGCGGCGCGCCGCGTCCGGCGACGCTGCACGCCCAGATCCGCGACGAGGTCGGGGGCCTGGGCGTGATAGCGGGCTGGGGCCTGACCGAGGCGCCGATCCTGACCATGTCCACGGTGCACGACCCGCAGTCGGCGCTCGACGACTCCGAGGGGCGCCCGATGCCCGGCGTCGAGCTGCGGGTGGTGACGCTGGAGGGCAAGCCCGCCGCCCCCGGCGACGAGGGCGAGCTGCGGGCCAAGGCGCCGCAGCTGATGCTCGGCTACGTGGACGAGGCGCTGAACGCCGACGCCTTCGACCCGGACGGCTACTTCCGCACCGGCGACCTCGGGACCGTGGACGCCGAGGGCTTCGTGCGGATCACCGGTCGGCTCAAGGACATCATCATCCGCAAGGGCGAGAACATCTCCGCCAAGGAGATCGAGGACTTGTTGTTCACGCATCCCGCAGTGGCCGAGGCCGCGGTGATCGGACTCCCAGACGCCGAGCGGGGGGAGCGGGTGTGCGCGGTGGTCGTCGGGGCGGAGGGCGCCGAGCCGCTGGAGTTCGCGGAGATGGTCGCGTTCCTGAAGCAGGCCGGGCTGACCACGCACAAGCTGCCGGAGCAGTTGGAAGTCGTGGACGGGCTGCCGCGCAATCCGACCGGGAAGGTGATCAAGCGGGATCTGGTCGCGCGGTTCCGGGACTAG
- a CDS encoding TetR/AcrR family transcriptional regulator, whose amino-acid sequence MQSESRSSQPVRPAPRTAPRRRLSVDRRRDELIEAALDLLATRGPDEVSVDDVAQAAGASRALVYHYFGTKQELYAAALSKAAAELTRRLAQVEPGDTPLQRLDRAVRAFVEFAEAHSAGFVALLGGSAAYGSGGESAALVHSVEDTVYELLVEGLGEPTPVDPLVRMTLKCWVAAAETAVLDWLKHQDLARTEIEQQLIVQLGALLMAIGHEVPV is encoded by the coding sequence GTGCAGTCCGAGTCCCGCAGCTCCCAGCCCGTCCGCCCCGCGCCGCGCACGGCGCCCCGCCGCCGGCTGTCGGTCGACCGACGCCGCGACGAGCTGATCGAGGCGGCCCTGGACCTGCTCGCCACGCGCGGCCCCGACGAGGTCTCGGTCGACGACGTGGCGCAGGCCGCCGGCGCCTCGCGCGCGCTGGTCTACCACTACTTCGGCACCAAGCAGGAGCTCTACGCCGCCGCGCTGTCCAAGGCCGCGGCCGAGCTGACGCGACGCCTGGCGCAGGTCGAGCCCGGCGACACCCCGCTCCAGCGGCTGGACCGCGCGGTCCGGGCGTTCGTGGAGTTCGCCGAGGCGCACTCCGCCGGGTTCGTCGCGCTGCTCGGCGGTTCGGCGGCGTACGGCTCGGGCGGGGAGTCGGCCGCGCTGGTGCACTCCGTGGAGGACACCGTCTATGAACTACTCGTGGAAGGACTCGGCGAACCCACACCGGTGGACCCGCTCGTCCGGATGACGCTCAAGTGCTGGGTCGCCGCCGCCGAGACCGCGGTGCTGGACTGGCTCAAGCACCAGGACCTGGCCCGCACGGAGATCGAGCAGCAGCTGATCGTGCAGCTCGGGGCGCTGCTGATGGCGATCGGCCATGAGGTCCCGGTGTAG
- a CDS encoding FAD-dependent oxidoreductase — MTRKIVVVGWGLAAHRLVSGLLAADADVDVTVYAGEGGTAHDRSALPGTLIGTAGATGAAGAVMPNPAALPTPADPRLTVRAGVRAVAVDRMHRLVHGSDRWVQPYDTLVLATGANPVLPPIKGLRTDDGLDLLPGVHSAHTAADFRCLAEAATAATHAVVIGGSTTGLDVAAALRLLRAEDPLHVELIDQTPATPEITPTDAYLTLRRTGVIAYQDCRVRALISGPDGRLGGVTLADGHRLTCDLAVIACGTAPNTALAWTSGLAVARGIVVDDTLRSVSDPHIHALGACAEHRRSLSGRSDTVLAQADVLAARLSGLDPHRTYRGPGTHSVPAPAAVVAEAEALLKAAAA; from the coding sequence ATGACCAGGAAGATCGTCGTGGTCGGCTGGGGCCTGGCGGCCCATCGCCTCGTCTCCGGCTTGCTGGCCGCGGACGCCGACGTGGACGTCACCGTCTACGCCGGCGAGGGTGGCACAGCGCACGACCGCTCGGCACTGCCGGGCACGCTGATCGGCACCGCCGGAGCTACCGGAGCTGCCGGCGCAGTCATGCCGAACCCGGCCGCACTGCCGACCCCGGCCGACCCGCGTCTGACCGTGCGGGCGGGAGTCCGGGCCGTGGCCGTGGACCGCATGCACCGGCTGGTCCACGGCTCCGACCGGTGGGTCCAGCCGTACGACACCCTGGTCCTGGCCACCGGCGCCAATCCGGTGCTGCCGCCGATCAAGGGCCTGCGGACCGACGACGGCCTGGACCTGCTCCCCGGCGTCCACTCCGCGCACACCGCCGCCGACTTCCGGTGCCTGGCCGAGGCCGCGACCGCCGCCACCCACGCCGTCGTCATAGGCGGCAGCACCACCGGCCTGGACGTGGCCGCGGCGCTGCGCCTGCTGCGCGCGGAGGACCCGCTGCACGTCGAGCTCATCGACCAGACCCCGGCCACCCCGGAGATCACGCCGACCGACGCCTACCTCACGCTGCGCCGCACCGGGGTCATCGCCTACCAGGACTGCCGGGTCCGGGCTCTGATATCCGGCCCCGACGGCCGGCTCGGCGGCGTCACGCTGGCCGACGGCCACCGGCTGACCTGCGACCTGGCGGTCATCGCCTGCGGCACCGCGCCGAACACGGCTCTGGCCTGGACCTCGGGTCTGGCGGTGGCGCGCGGGATCGTCGTGGACGACACCCTGCGCAGCGTCTCCGACCCGCACATCCACGCCCTCGGAGCGTGCGCCGAGCACCGCCGGAGCCTGTCCGGACGGTCCGACACGGTGCTGGCCCAGGCCGACGTGCTCGCGGCACGGCTGTCCGGCCTGGATCCGCACCGCACCTACCGCGGGCCCGGCACGCATTCCGTGCCGGCGCCGGCCGCAGTCGTCGCCGAAGCCGAAGCGCTCCTCAAGGCCGCGGCGGCGTAA
- the purU gene encoding formyltetrahydrofolate deformylase, with translation MAGMAEPKKQQWVLTLSCPDTPGVVHGVANYLLMTGCTILDSQQYGDPDTGLFFMRVSFERVHDEVTLEQLNSSFEAVGATFRMAWRIHDANELMPVVLMVSKFGHCLNDLLFRASTGALPVRVAAVVSNHGDFEELTRSYGVDFVHLPVAAGDAEAKAKAEATLLEVVQSRGVELVVLARYMQVLSNDVCKALEGRIVNIHHSFLPSFKGAKPYHQAHARGVKLIGATAHYVTADLDEGPIIEQEVARVGHGVSPEQLVAVGRDVECQVLARAVKWHAEHRVLLNGNRTVVFP, from the coding sequence ATGGCGGGCATGGCCGAGCCGAAGAAGCAGCAGTGGGTCCTCACCCTGTCGTGTCCGGACACCCCCGGTGTCGTGCACGGCGTCGCGAACTACCTCCTCATGACGGGCTGCACGATTCTGGACAGCCAGCAGTACGGCGACCCGGACACCGGATTGTTCTTCATGCGGGTCAGCTTCGAGCGGGTGCACGACGAGGTGACGCTGGAGCAGCTCAACAGCAGCTTCGAGGCGGTCGGGGCGACCTTCCGGATGGCCTGGCGGATCCACGACGCCAACGAGCTCATGCCGGTGGTGCTGATGGTCAGCAAGTTCGGGCACTGCCTGAACGACCTGCTGTTCCGGGCGAGCACCGGGGCGCTGCCGGTGCGGGTCGCCGCCGTGGTGTCCAACCACGGCGACTTCGAGGAGCTGACCCGCTCCTACGGCGTGGACTTCGTCCACCTGCCGGTCGCCGCCGGCGACGCCGAAGCCAAGGCGAAGGCCGAGGCCACGCTGCTGGAGGTGGTCCAGAGCCGGGGTGTGGAGCTGGTCGTGCTGGCCCGCTACATGCAGGTGCTCAGCAACGACGTGTGCAAGGCGCTGGAGGGCCGGATCGTCAACATCCACCACTCCTTCCTGCCGAGCTTCAAGGGCGCCAAGCCCTACCACCAGGCGCATGCCCGCGGCGTGAAGCTGATCGGGGCCACCGCCCACTACGTCACCGCCGACCTCGACGAGGGCCCGATCATCGAGCAGGAGGTGGCGCGCGTCGGCCACGGCGTCAGCCCCGAGCAGCTGGTCGCGGTCGGCCGGGACGTGGAGTGCCAGGTGCTGGCGCGCGCCGTGAAGTGGCACGCCGAGCACCGGGTGTTGTTGAACGGGAACCGGACGGTCGTCTTCCCTTAG
- a CDS encoding cysteine hydrolase family protein, whose amino-acid sequence MPVDLNAMLEPSRCAVVTSEVQNGVLGPAALFPDLAAAARSHIPAMVRVVDAARAAGVPVIHATVYRRPDARGANTNARLFAAALKSARRDDVEDLLPGSQAAAVIDQIGLLEEDIELPRYHGLGPMYDSGLAAVLRNVGARTVIPVGLSVNVAITNLVMDAVNAGFDVVLPRDAVAGVPAAYAEAMIENTLAVLAVLTTSTDLAAAWGR is encoded by the coding sequence ATGCCGGTCGATCTGAACGCGATGCTGGAGCCGTCCCGCTGCGCCGTGGTCACCTCCGAGGTGCAGAACGGCGTTCTGGGCCCGGCGGCCCTGTTCCCCGACCTCGCCGCCGCGGCGCGGTCGCACATCCCGGCCATGGTGCGGGTGGTGGACGCCGCGCGCGCGGCCGGCGTCCCGGTCATCCACGCCACGGTCTACCGCCGCCCCGACGCCCGCGGCGCGAACACCAACGCCCGCCTGTTCGCCGCGGCCCTGAAGTCGGCCCGCCGCGACGACGTGGAGGACCTGCTCCCCGGCTCGCAGGCGGCGGCGGTGATCGACCAGATCGGCCTGCTGGAGGAGGACATCGAGCTGCCGCGCTACCACGGCCTGGGGCCGATGTACGACTCCGGCCTGGCCGCCGTCCTGCGCAACGTCGGCGCCCGGACGGTGATCCCGGTCGGCCTGTCGGTCAACGTGGCGATCACCAACCTGGTGATGGACGCGGTCAACGCCGGCTTCGACGTGGTGCTGCCGCGCGACGCGGTGGCCGGCGTGCCGGCGGCGTACGCGGAGGCGATGATCGAGAACACCTTGGCGGTGCTGGCCGTGCTGACGACCAGCACCGATCTGGCGGCTGCCTGGGGGAGGTGA
- a CDS encoding acyl-CoA dehydrogenase family protein, translating into MQLRDTPDQRRFREELRAWLRATLPTLDPQPSQDDWPARRAYDSHWQALLHRAGYAGLNWPAAYGGRGATPTEHLIFLEESELAGAPYVGVNFVGLLHAGPTLIAEASPEQRERHIPAILRGDEIWCQGFSEPDAGSDLAALRTRAVREGAGAGDHYVVNGRKIWTSHAEVADYCELLVRTGPPDGPKHQGITWLIMPMDTPGVSLRPLMTAGGSTEFSEMILEDVRIPVANRVGEEGDGWRIAMVTFAFERGTGFVSEVVWARRRLVEIAALARENAAWEDSGTRRRIAGLAAEFDALWALVKRNVSEAEHSADGIPGPGSSVFKLRFSEARQHLDDLHAEVRGRDALAFDDELCTYDGEPGYERLRSLAYTIAAGTSQVQRNIIGERILGLPKEPSAASAAGSAGSAGTTGTTRSTGTTKGGAR; encoded by the coding sequence GTGCAGCTGCGTGACACCCCGGACCAACGGCGGTTCCGTGAAGAGCTGCGCGCCTGGCTCCGCGCGACCCTGCCGACCCTGGACCCGCAGCCCTCGCAGGACGACTGGCCGGCCCGCCGCGCCTACGACTCGCACTGGCAGGCGCTGCTGCACCGGGCCGGCTACGCGGGCCTGAACTGGCCGGCCGCGTACGGCGGCCGCGGCGCCACCCCGACCGAGCACCTGATCTTCCTGGAGGAGTCCGAGCTGGCCGGCGCCCCGTATGTCGGCGTGAACTTCGTCGGCCTGCTGCACGCCGGCCCGACCCTGATCGCCGAGGCCAGTCCGGAGCAGCGCGAGCGCCACATCCCGGCGATCCTGCGCGGCGACGAGATCTGGTGCCAGGGATTCTCCGAGCCGGATGCGGGTTCGGACCTGGCGGCGCTGCGGACCCGGGCGGTGCGCGAAGGAGCCGGCGCCGGTGACCACTACGTCGTCAACGGCCGCAAGATCTGGACCTCGCACGCCGAGGTCGCGGACTACTGCGAGCTGCTGGTGCGCACCGGACCGCCGGACGGCCCGAAGCACCAGGGCATCACCTGGCTGATCATGCCGATGGACACCCCCGGCGTCTCGCTGCGCCCGCTGATGACCGCCGGCGGCTCGACCGAGTTCTCGGAGATGATCCTGGAGGACGTCCGCATCCCGGTGGCGAACCGGGTCGGCGAGGAGGGCGACGGCTGGCGCATCGCGATGGTCACCTTCGCCTTCGAGCGCGGCACCGGGTTCGTCTCCGAGGTGGTGTGGGCCCGGCGGCGGCTGGTCGAGATCGCGGCCCTGGCCCGGGAGAACGCGGCCTGGGAGGACTCCGGGACCCGCCGCCGGATCGCCGGGCTCGCGGCCGAGTTCGACGCCCTGTGGGCCCTGGTGAAACGGAACGTGTCAGAGGCCGAACACTCCGCCGACGGCATCCCGGGCCCCGGTTCCTCAGTTTTCAAGTTGAGGTTCTCCGAGGCCCGGCAGCACCTGGACGACCTGCACGCCGAGGTCCGTGGCCGGGACGCGCTGGCCTTCGACGACGAGCTGTGCACCTACGACGGCGAGCCCGGCTACGAGCGCCTGCGGTCCCTGGCGTACACGATCGCCGCGGGCACCTCGCAGGTCCAGCGCAACATCATCGGCGAGCGGATCCTGGGCTTGCCCAAGGAACCCTCCGCCGCCAGCGCCGCCGGGAGCGCCGGGAGCGCCGGGACCACCGGAACCACGAGAAGCACCGGCACCACCAAGGGGGGCGCGCGGTAA